The window CCTAAACCTAATTAACAAGCCAAATGTAATAGATCATTGTGATTTTCAAATCGAGACTGttgtaaaaatcaatttttaagcTAAGTTTTAAGTAAACTCTTATTTGATGAAGTTTTGGTTGCTattgaaagacatttttcaaatattagaaacattttataaGAAGCTCTTGAGAGAATATAATGTTGACATGAAATTATTTGCATGTATCGGTCATTGCTTCCAAACAGCTATAGCTCTAAACAATTCACTGGATTGCTATGTTATGactatttcttgttttctccctTACAGTTCAGGTTTTCCCACCTGTTAACTTCACCCTTACAGTCTCTGCGTTAGCACAAGTACTTTTACACTGGAAACCAAACCCCaatcaagaacaaaaaaactACACGATTAGATATGATGTGAAAATCCTAAGCCCTGTGCCTGAAGAGGTAAGATAAAAGATAAGTCCAGCATCCTAAGAAGGTGACATTCCTGTTGAGTTAAACATGTTGCACCAAACCAGGGTGCAGCAGGCGTGATATATCTCTTGAACGATGGGCATGTTGAATCACTTATTCTCTTATATTGTAAACAAATACTTTGAGCACTGGAGAGACTCCCTTTCAGCTGTGCTTATGGGTACAGCTCTGCTGGGACAAGGGTAACCCTGGGAACTGGCAGTCTCTGCTGCGTTCATCTTGAGGAAGGTTGGATACTGGTTTTAGGTGGTATTGCTCCCCAATCAAGTCAGCTCACTTAATTCCCATTGCCATGGTATCATTATCATGCCAGGGTATCATTAAAGTGCCGGACCATGTTTCATCACAGCTGTATGCTCTAGACAAATTTTTGGTAAGATAAGGGTCCTGCTGTCTGAAGTGAGAAACCTTACACACTTCTGGTGTGGATTATTTGGACCCTTTAGCTTTATACGCTTGATATAACCAGCTAAGCTAGCTGGCTGGTTTGCCTCTTTGCACGTCCCTACATTCAGCTTCCATCACATGTGatgcttatttgattttttttttaatttcaagtatgATACAAAGAAGACTTACAGTATCCAAACAGCTGCACTTCACAACGGTTTCTCCGCACACATTCGGACATTACTTTTCCATAACGACCTTCAGATGAGAAGTGACTGGGTGAAAGAAGAACTTCCGCCTCTGCCAGGTAAGAAGAAACGCAGGGGAGGTTTGAATTTTGTGTTCTGTCCTGGTCTGCCGACTAGACATCAAAAGGTGACAGGTTTAATGCTTGAGAAATACGGCATTTTCCCCTCTACCTGCTACACTGatcttagaaaataatttagtcCAGGCCTTTCTCTACTGCTGTGGAGCCTGGGGTACAATCTGGAGGTGCAGAACATGGATAACCCAtataaaattttctaaaaattcCTTGCTAAGGCTAAAATAACCTAGTTTCATACAGTCTAGGATATTAAAAGATCATGTTGCCTTGGTGTACATGAACTATGTAATGGTGCTGTGTGGTACTGATTTACTTAAACTGTTTGGGAATTTTCATCCATCTGTAACTGATAGACCTGTGTGATAAGGAAGAGAATTGGGTACAGTAGACGTAGATGTAATGGACCAAAGACTGCAATCAAAGTGTTTAGCAACATGAATTTCTTATGACTTTTgtaataagatttttactttcTGCTTTGTAATTTCTTGACTCCCTAGGTGCCCCAGAGACATCTGTCACTAATTTGTCCTGTGTTACTCGCATCACCATTTCTAGTactgtttctctccattgcttGTGGCTTCCTGGCCCAGGGGCACCAGAAGATACTGAGTACTTTCTATTTTACAGGTTGGTGTTTTCTCCCATTTTATTCAGCAATGAATTTCTTTAAGAGCATCATGTCTCACAAGTACTTTAATTTAGGTATGAGACACACACTGAAGAATGTCGAGATTATATGAAAGACAAGTGGAACAGGAATACTGAGTGCAGATTTTTAGTGACTCATATTGATCCTGAAGAGGTTGACAAACTCATTGTAGTACACATTAACGGGTCTAGCAAGTATGCTACAATCAAGCCTTTCCAGCAGTTATTTAACCAAAATGCCATTGGTAAGTAGAAAtacttttggttttaaaaaaaatgaaaaacgtCTAGCAGGATTATCAAAAGATTTATGAGAGGCTACTACTGGATTCAATGGTTCTTGATGCAGGTGAAAGTATGTACTGATTTTGCAAAGACATCTTAATGAAATTGGAAGAGATTATAGGACAGAAATGGATGGTTTtaactaattttgattttaataatttattttaaatgatagaatgaccaaaaaaaaaagaaagctagaaaAGACAATTAGTTATTCTGTTTGTTAGCCAAAGCATTATTTCCAATattcattttcaatttatttagtCAATATACCTTCACGTACAGTTTTTACTACCTTTTATTTTACagcctttctttaaaaggaaaaggacaaatgATGTTCAAGATAACCATGTCCTTTTAAAGACTGTCAAATAAAAGGTAGTATCAACCATGAATGTCTAtcatctttcagtttcttttccttcattagTTCCACACCTTTCACTTCTATGTAAACAGCTAACATTTCCCTTTTTCATGGCTTCACTAAGATAAAACAGTTGGCGTACTTTCTTCTTAGAATTCATCCCCATAGTAGCTGCTGATTCATTCCCTcgagtttgtttatttttcagtaactttCCTGGttacatctgtttttttcctgaaaagtttttCTAAGTGTTCTATCATTAATTTTATGCtttagtgaaaattaatttaataaatccCCCTCCTCCATACTAGTTTTCCAAAAATCTTAAGtggattttaaaaactgttttcccttAGCTGTTTTTTCCAATATAGTTATTCCTCCTAAATCCTTACCTTTTCTGCAAAAGGTGAAATACTTTAAGGATTATAGGTCCTGCTTGAAAACACTATCAGGTTATACAGTGCTCCAGTTGTTAGTATTTAAACTTTGCTCTCTATATAGCTTACCAGTACCGTTTTCTTTTTGTAGAGAAAGTGAATGTTCCCAGAAATGTCACTGTATTCTTGGAGCAAAATGATCTCCTGGCCACATGGGAGAAGCCAGTTTCTCCTTTTCGTAAAGAATGTTTTGAATATGAATTTTACCTCTCCAACTTGAAGTCAGGCAACAGACAGGTAATTGCTTCTCTGAGGCACAAGTATTATGTAGCATTCCTGTCTCTGAGCTGACTGGCCTATGTAGCTAGAATTTGCCTTCATGCAACCTGGTGAAAAATCTTCATATTCATGGATATGttacaaaatttaaaacatttaaaataaaacctgctgTTAGTGCATTTTCGAAACTATAGACTTTTGGTGGAACTTGTCTCCCGTTTGTAACTACAGTTCAGCAAAACCAAAGTCTCatcaatttttgtatttttcctctttttgtggACATCATTTATGTCTGCGACAAACTATCCCCAAGAGACCTAGAAAGCAGAAGGACAAAAATTGGAGTTATTCAGTTTTATGCATCTGGGTTCAGAACAGTAGGAGGACGGAGAATCCTGAAAATCCAGCATTAAGCGTCATAAGGAAGAATGCAAAAATGAGGCATCTTTCAAGAACTGGCCCTGAAATATTGGTGTATTATGAGAGAAATTACACCTATAGAAATAGAAATCTTACTTCAAAAGCAAGACCAGATGCTCACAGTTAAAGTTGTAAAggcgtttaaaaaaaataaacagttagttttctgaattttttagtCTTAAGTAATCTATAACAGTACAATATTGTTTTCCTAACAGATATTGAAAATATCCTCAAATGACTTCAGATTACGGATTGATGTCACCAGCAGGTATTCCGTACGAATAAGAGCTAATCATCACATATGCTGTATGAGAGGATTTTGGAGTGACTGGAGTGAAATTATTTATGTTGGTAAGAATGACGTGCTTCTCTCTTGTAATGAATATTATTACATTGCGGGAAAGCAGATGCTGCTTAATCATGAGCGTGCACACCACCAAGTCATTTTAATAGAAGCCAGGAAAATAGGTATTTGAAGGAAGAAACTGACTTGTTAATGCCAAGGGGAGTTAAATCCGTGTTCcgttagaaataataaaaaaaaaataaatcttccaagCAAACTTTTGGACATATGGAGGGGTTTGTTtagacagtgttttggttttacGTGCTTGTCTTTTCAGAGACTGCTTTAAACTGGCTTAAGGCGTAAGTTCTAGGTAAGGCCTTGCATTGTTTCTTTAGTTTTTACATGCGTTTCCCTGGCGTGCATCAGGATGTTCATGCTGGAAGTTAATATGAGTGATCATGTCAACTATTACTTTACTGGAGCTATCTGAACTCTTAaatgttgggggggaaaaaaagagcacgGTTTTGGCATCTTTGGAAAATGAAGATTTGCCCCACTTTGTTCTGTATTTCCTGCTTGTTGAACATGTTTTTCTGGAAATAACAGTTTCGTTATCACAGCACGTTATCAACTGTTGCTTCTTAGACATCCTCCTTTGCTCTTATCTTTTGAGTTTCTTAACTTCCTgggttttcacttaaaaaaaagaagttccttGCCCTCTCCTGTTTACTGGGATTTTCCCTCTTATGTCTATTTGCAGGAGAATGCAAATCCCCTGGTGTTTTGCCTCCTTACTGTAACACATCCCCttgggaagagaggctcagcaaCCCGACCACTTGCCTGGGGCGAGGAGGGGGTTGACTGAAAATCTTATTAATTAAGAAAACTGGGCCTGTTTATTAACCTCATGCACCTATCTGGGAAATACTGTGATGAGACCAACTTTCAGACCCATAGACCTCTTGTGAGCCCATATCCTGAGAAAACCATTGGCCTAGGCTGCCCGTCCTGTAGCAGCAATCCTCCAACCTTGTTACCAACTGAAGCATGACTCTGGATCCTTTCTTTGGGCGGTGGGGATCAAACCCTGCGAAATGCAGCCATACGCTGCCAAAAGCGGGTTTTGTAAAACCCCATCTTGATACCAGCTGTCTCTAAAAGGTTGTTCAGAAGCATCACAGTCAAACAAAGCTAGATAAAGACTCACCAGTGCAGCCGAGTGGGCTGGACCCTTCATTGACTACGCACGGCAGCCCAGTATGAATCAAATTTGTGACGCTGTAAGTACGTATGTAACAGTCACTGCCAGGGTTCACAGGTTAAGAGATCCACGGGTCAAGTTTGGGGCTGAGAAGTACCTCACAGCACGTTTGTGCTGTCCCGATTCTGCTTTCCCAGCAAGGCTGAAAGAGTTGAGGGCCCCTTTACGTCAGCTGGAGCACTTTTGGAGCTGTCTCTGCCCCACAGCGTGACAATGACCGAGAAGTTGGAAACATCACCCTTAGGGACACCTCTACTCATGCACTGCACATATCAAATATGGAAAATTCATTCTGATGGTAAAAAAACAAGAAAGTTAGTCTTCCATAAAAATTTactaaaatgtcaaaaataccCAAGGACAGGTCCACTTCagtttttcttatgaaaaaggatttttagaGGCTTGTTGCAGTTCATTGGCACAATACAGGTTACTGCATAAGTTGCTGGGTTTCAGTACATACTTCAGCCACTCGTTAGCATTGCTGTTAACGCTGTGGCTCCGAGGAAGTGTCATCTGTTCTCTCCATTTCATGTATTATGTGGACACCTCTCCCTAGGCAAGTGCACGTGCTTGTAGTTCACAATGGTACCTGGTACCTCCGGGCACGTCTCGGagagaagctggaggaggagcacgCCGAGCAGGTCCCCGCAGCCACAGCACAGGCTCTGCAATTCCCGCTTCTCCCACACCGTACTCCCAGTTGCAGTGAGACGTAGTCTTGCCTGATCTTGCCTTTTTGAGGCACTTGCCAACCAATGTAAGATGGAagagacagaatcacagaatcacaggatggtcagggttggaagggacttctggagctcatctagtccaagcccctgccagagcagggtcacccagagcaggctgcacaggaacgcgtccaggcgggtttggaatgtctccagagacggagactccaccacctctctgggcagcctgtgccagggctctgccaccctcagggtaaagaagttcctcctcatgtttaggtggaacttcctatgttcaagtttgtgcccattaccccttgtcatgtctctgggcaccactggaaacatcctggccccatcctcctgacacccaccctttcagtatttataagcattgataagatcccccctcagtcgtcttttttccagactgaagagacccaaatccttcaccctttcttcacaagagacaTAGGACCCTGCCATTTTTGGTTTGGGAATCAGAGACACTTCCCAGCCATCACGCTGGGAGGCTTAAAATTGGTTTATGGGCCTTAAATGTTTTCCACAGTTTGCTGCCCCAATTATCCTCAAGACTCACACGAAGCATACCTTGTTGGCAGTTACATCctaaatcttattttcttgaaagaaaagtgGTAACACTGAAGACAAAATAAACGACCCTAAGCTGTTAGTAATGGCCAGGTTGCCCGTGTAGCCCAGCGGGGTGGTATGGCAGCGCAGGACGGGTCACACAGCCCTGCCCCTGCTGTCATCCCCGCGCTGCTCTCGGGGACTGCCGTGCAGCCTCCACTCCTCATTTCTCAGAAGCAAACCTGGCCACGATTGAATCTTGTTTTGTCCACAGCACCACCAAACCCCACGCTCCTGCCGCTGGCCCATTTCCCTCCCTTCAATTACCTGGTAATGGCAGCGCTGACACCTTGATGCATAGGACAGGTAGTTATCGTAAGCACACAGGGACTCGGCAGCCTTTTGAAAACGCAGtttaatgtaaatgtttttgttgtATGGCATAATGTCGCACAAAATAATGGTCGTGGTCACTGGGCAAtgtcttttcaaaacagaagcgTTGACCTTGATAGAAACACCTGTGTCTGCTCACAGGCAGGGGCCGTAGAGAGATTCTTCCTGAGGAAATGCATCTCAAGAAAAATGAGGGGATTTGACATCTTTTTTACAGGCAAGTTTATGAAGCCAGAGAAATCCAGTTCTTGGCTAGAAAGGATTAACAGAAATGAAGAATGGTTTAATGGAAAACAAGCAGTTTGTGCCTGAGATTATCAGCAAGTGGTGTCTTTGCTCAGCACCAGTCGTGTGCTCGCGGCAGGGCACTGCGTGGCTCGGGACGGCAGCCAACGGACCGTATCGTCCTTCTGGTGGGCCTGGAGTCCTCATGATTCTCGGCTTGTTCTCTCCTTCACGtcaaaaggagagaaatttaCTGATGAAATTAGAAAGTCAGTTTCATGGAAATTGTTCTTGAAGCTCTGTGTTTCGTTTCTAATTCTAGATACCAAGTCTCCATCGTTTGCATGTTAATTTGTGATCTGAATACGATCACATAAAACAGATGATGAAATCTTTTGTAAGagtgtatttaaaataatctgcACTAAAGTagtatatttaatttcttttttttctttaaattcaggGCAAAACAAACTGGAGAATCTTGCAGCCTGGATTCTCGCTGTGCTTTGTGTGTTCACGTGCTGCGCGTTCCTGCTTGTTGCTACAATATGCAAAATGTAAGTATCATCGtcttctttttaattacagtatAACTAAGGACTGGGTGTTCAACAGGTGTGGGGGATGCTTTATTTAGCTTTGGTTTATTAAGCTTTGCTTAATTTTAAGAAAGGGCGCCGAGTTTGGTATTCAAGCATAATTATACAAAGTAAAAGTACTGAATAAGTAATAATCAACCTCATTAATTATCAATAATATCATTCAGCAAAATTGGTGGGGTAAGAGGGttattcaatttaattttaaacatcaaAACCATATACTGAGTGGGGCGAATATGTTAAAAATCTATTTGTCCTTATCTCGTTTCTTCACTTAAATGGATCTGGCTGGGTCAGTGATTTCCCCAGGAGGACTCCGTCTTTAACCCTGgtgaaagctgctgacagcatcTTTCATGGCTAAAATGTACAGGCCAGGATTTTCTAAGTCTTGTCTAGTCCAGCCTGCGGACCTACGCTCTCTATCGGGCTCTGGCATGTAGTCTGAATTTCAGCTGACATGGAGGAGTGTGGTAGATGCTCTGAAGAGGTACAAATTCAGGGCCTTTGTGCTTGCTGCTCCTCTTGACCTCTTCACGGGAGCAAGTGCATTGAACAATTGTTTGCTTTGAGTTTTTGAACTATATgtttagtttatttttagttACTACAGAGGCTATGGATGCCATGTAGTAAA is drawn from Chroicocephalus ridibundus chromosome 10, bChrRid1.1, whole genome shotgun sequence and contains these coding sequences:
- the IL5RA gene encoding interleukin-5 receptor subunit alpha is translated as MYHLRTMASMMRVFLILLWTMNLVEANVPQAAGVQVFPPVNFTLTVSALAQVLLHWKPNPNQEQKNYTIRYDVKILSPVPEEYDTKKTYSIQTAALHNGFSAHIRTLLFHNDLQMRSDWVKEELPPLPGAPETSVTNLSCVTRITISSTVSLHCLWLPGPGAPEDTEYFLFYRYETHTEECRDYMKDKWNRNTECRFLVTHIDPEEVDKLIVVHINGSSKYATIKPFQQLFNQNAIEKVNVPRNVTVFLEQNDLLATWEKPVSPFRKECFEYEFYLSNLKSGNRQILKISSNDFRLRIDVTSRYSVRIRANHHICCMRGFWSDWSEIIYVGQNKLENLAAWILAVLCVFTCCAFLLVATICKINHVWSKLFPPIPTPSNKFRDLFPNDYERARTCTSETETEFGSFAEDPYCVALDDSVF